One Methanolobus sp. WCC4 DNA segment encodes these proteins:
- the thsA gene encoding thermosome subunit alpha, giving the protein MAGQMAGQPIFILREGSQRTRGREAQSNNIMAAKAVAEAVRTTLGPKGMDKMLVDSLGDVVITNDGATILKEMDIEHPAAKMIVEVSKTQDDEVGDGTTTAAVIAGELLKKAEELVEQDVHPTIIASGYRMASEKAGEIIQTLAKSVTKENRDVLINISGTAMTGKGAEATKEVLANITVDAITSIVDEDGKVDMDNIKVEKKVGARIEESELIEGMIIDKERVHTNMPKKIENAKIALINTAIELKDTEVDAEISITSPEQLQSFLDQEEKMIKDLVDKVVNSGANVVFCQKGIDDMAQHYLAKAGVFAIRRVKKSDMQKLARATGAKLITNVDEISDADMGKADLVEEKKIGGDPMTFVTGCDNPKAVSILLRGGTEHVIDNIERGLNDSLRVVGVAIEDEKLVAGGGSPEVEVALRLQEYAATLSGREQLAVKAFAEALEVVPRTLAENAGLDPIDMLMELRAHHEKGVKTAGLNVYEGKVIDMWEAGVVEPLRVKTQAINAAAESAVMILRIDDIIASRQGPEGPTPEQMVPNMPPGGLPGMGMDM; this is encoded by the coding sequence ATGGCAGGACAGATGGCCGGACAGCCAATTTTCATATTAAGAGAAGGAAGCCAGAGAACAAGAGGCAGAGAAGCACAGAGCAACAACATCATGGCTGCTAAAGCAGTCGCTGAAGCTGTAAGAACAACACTTGGTCCAAAAGGAATGGACAAGATGCTTGTAGACAGTCTCGGAGATGTAGTTATCACAAACGATGGTGCAACCATCCTTAAAGAGATGGACATCGAGCACCCAGCAGCAAAGATGATCGTGGAAGTATCAAAGACCCAGGACGATGAGGTCGGAGACGGAACAACCACAGCTGCTGTTATCGCTGGTGAACTCCTCAAGAAGGCAGAAGAACTTGTCGAGCAGGACGTACACCCAACAATTATCGCCTCCGGTTACAGAATGGCTTCCGAGAAAGCTGGTGAGATCATCCAGACACTCGCAAAGTCAGTCACCAAAGAGAACAGGGACGTACTCATCAACATCTCCGGAACAGCAATGACCGGAAAGGGTGCAGAAGCTACAAAGGAAGTCCTTGCAAACATAACAGTCGATGCTATCACAAGCATTGTCGATGAAGACGGTAAGGTCGACATGGACAATATCAAGGTAGAGAAGAAGGTCGGAGCACGTATCGAGGAATCCGAGCTCATCGAAGGTATGATCATCGACAAAGAGCGTGTACACACCAACATGCCAAAGAAGATCGAGAACGCAAAGATCGCACTCATCAACACAGCTATCGAACTCAAGGACACAGAGGTTGACGCTGAGATATCCATCACATCACCTGAGCAGCTCCAGTCCTTCCTTGACCAGGAAGAGAAGATGATCAAGGACCTTGTTGACAAAGTAGTTAACAGCGGTGCAAACGTCGTATTCTGCCAGAAGGGAATCGATGACATGGCACAGCACTACCTTGCAAAGGCTGGTGTCTTCGCTATCAGGCGTGTAAAGAAGAGCGACATGCAGAAGCTCGCAAGAGCAACAGGTGCAAAGCTCATCACAAACGTTGACGAGATATCTGATGCTGACATGGGCAAGGCAGATCTTGTAGAAGAGAAGAAGATCGGCGGCGACCCAATGACCTTCGTAACAGGATGCGACAATCCAAAGGCAGTATCCATCCTCCTCCGTGGCGGAACAGAGCACGTTATCGACAACATCGAGAGAGGCCTTAACGACTCCCTCAGAGTGGTCGGTGTAGCTATCGAGGACGAGAAACTCGTAGCTGGCGGCGGATCCCCTGAAGTAGAGGTTGCACTCAGACTCCAGGAATACGCAGCAACACTCAGCGGAAGAGAGCAGCTTGCAGTCAAGGCATTCGCAGAGGCTCTTGAAGTAGTTCCAAGGACCCTTGCAGAGAACGCAGGTCTTGACCCAATAGACATGCTCATGGAGCTCCGTGCACACCACGAGAAGGGCGTAAAGACAGCAGGTCTCAACGTCTACGAAGGAAAGGTCATCGACATGTGGGAAGCAGGCGTAGTAGAGCCACTCAGGGTAAAGACCCAGGCGATCAACGCAGCAGCAGAATCCGCAGTCATGATCCTCAGGATCGACGATATCATTGCATCCAGACAGGGACCAGAAGGACCAACCCCTGAACAGATGGTTCCAAACATGCCACCTGGAGGACTTCCAGGCATGGGTATGGATATGTAA
- a CDS encoding YkgJ family cysteine cluster protein — translation MEKQLGTVIEELEGVQDYPMDELVSVIKEVGFECDFCARCCTRQFNDHVFLLNEDATRMKSISSDVLEPAPYYELCDQHGRFYVSGYALKAKEDGSCVFLKDKRCTIYEQRPMICGLYPYMLHREPDEDGNVDWRQISGLNQHGCYHTDISDEEAQDIALQIKAYEAAYLKQLIAFYKKAQEHFSKNKLRHVQGVYDREMRKFNKGEEITVFVFFNGEFEECTMNKR, via the coding sequence ATGGAAAAACAGCTTGGGACGGTAATTGAAGAGCTTGAAGGTGTGCAGGACTACCCGATGGATGAACTGGTTTCCGTCATAAAGGAAGTTGGTTTTGAATGCGACTTCTGTGCACGCTGCTGCACCCGTCAGTTCAATGACCACGTATTCCTTCTCAATGAGGACGCCACAAGGATGAAGTCCATATCATCTGATGTGCTGGAACCGGCACCTTATTATGAACTATGTGACCAGCACGGACGATTCTACGTTTCCGGTTATGCCCTCAAAGCAAAAGAGGATGGTTCCTGCGTCTTCCTGAAAGACAAAAGATGCACCATCTATGAGCAAAGACCGATGATATGCGGTCTCTATCCATACATGCTTCACCGGGAGCCGGATGAGGACGGCAATGTGGACTGGAGGCAGATAAGCGGCCTGAACCAGCATGGTTGCTATCATACGGATATCAGTGACGAAGAGGCACAGGATATCGCACTTCAGATCAAGGCTTATGAAGCAGCCTACCTTAAGCAACTGATAGCTTTCTACAAAAAAGCACAGGAACATTTCAGTAAAAATAAGCTAAGGCATGTGCAGGGTGTGTACGACAGGGAAATGCGCAAGTTCAACAAAGGTGAGGAGATCACGGTCTTTGTCTTCTTCAACGGTGAGTTCGAGGAATGCACAATGAATAAACGGTAA
- a CDS encoding cysteine desulfurase has product MYDVLAVREDFPVLSEVIYLDNAATTQTPKQAVSAMLDYFYKYAANHGRGAHRLARETTNRYEDAREIVASFLNMGVENTIFTKNATEGINIVSRGFPWKKGDHVIVTLVEHHSNLLPWMRLKEVGVDVTVVTPDIQGVVDPDDISSSINENTRLIAVNHVSNVFGSIQNIEKIASIARAHGVRILVDGSQSAGNLPIDIGSLDPDFFVCPGHKGLLGPQGTGVLYIKEPEGIEPAFLGGGMVSSVTAEDFRMEPSPAKFEAGTPNIPGVIGLGRAVEYVTEIGVDKIEEHETSLAKEAASSLAEMDGVEVYGPENRAGVVSFNVTGMNAHDVAMILDQTRGICVRSGYHCAMPGIGHLGVNGTVRASFGLYNTEDEVETLVSTVSDITSLV; this is encoded by the coding sequence ATGTATGATGTCCTTGCCGTCAGGGAAGACTTTCCGGTATTGAGTGAAGTGATATATCTGGACAATGCGGCCACAACGCAGACTCCGAAGCAGGCTGTATCTGCAATGCTTGATTATTTCTATAAGTACGCTGCCAATCATGGAAGGGGTGCCCACAGGCTTGCAAGGGAAACGACCAATCGTTATGAGGATGCCAGGGAGATAGTGGCATCGTTCCTGAATATGGGTGTCGAGAATACCATTTTCACAAAGAACGCAACAGAGGGCATCAATATAGTTTCAAGGGGTTTCCCGTGGAAGAAAGGGGACCATGTAATAGTCACACTTGTTGAACATCATTCCAATCTGCTCCCATGGATGAGATTAAAGGAAGTAGGTGTTGATGTCACAGTTGTCACGCCTGATATTCAGGGAGTGGTTGACCCTGATGATATCAGTTCATCTATCAATGAGAACACGAGGCTAATAGCCGTCAACCATGTTTCCAATGTCTTTGGATCGATACAGAACATTGAAAAGATAGCTTCAATAGCCAGAGCGCATGGCGTGAGGATACTGGTGGATGGGTCCCAGTCAGCAGGGAACCTGCCTATCGATATAGGTTCACTTGACCCGGACTTCTTTGTATGTCCCGGTCACAAGGGTCTGCTTGGTCCGCAGGGCACCGGTGTGTTATACATAAAAGAGCCAGAGGGAATCGAACCTGCATTCCTGGGCGGGGGAATGGTAAGTTCTGTAACTGCAGAGGACTTCAGGATGGAACCAAGTCCTGCTAAGTTCGAGGCGGGAACTCCTAATATTCCCGGAGTGATCGGTCTTGGCCGTGCCGTGGAATATGTGACGGAGATAGGTGTCGACAAAATAGAAGAACATGAGACTTCCCTTGCAAAAGAAGCCGCATCCAGTCTTGCTGAAATGGATGGCGTGGAGGTATATGGGCCGGAGAATCGGGCAGGGGTCGTGTCTTTCAATGTCACAGGGATGAACGCACATGATGTGGCCATGATACTTGACCAGACCCGTGGCATCTGTGTGAGGAGCGGCTATCATTGTGCAATGCCGGGAATCGGTCATCTGGGTGTCAATGGTACTGTGAGGGCGTCATTCGGATTGTACAATACCGAAGATGAGGTCGAGACACTGGTGAGTACGGTCTCAGACATAACATCACTTGTTTGA
- a CDS encoding ABC transporter ATP-binding protein encodes MEDVIELKDIWVSYDGVRVLESVTLNVKDKDFLAIIGPNGGGKSTLLKVILGLIRPDRGTVKLLGGKPKDMRKYVGYVPQYHSSNLDFPITVCDVVLMGRLSHKGPLQRYNDDDRKAAHEALETVGMLEFKDRQIGELSGGQKQRVFIARSLVTKPKMLILDEPSTGIDSRMQKEFYELLNKLKSQIAIVMVTHDISAISVYVDKVGCLNRNFHYHDDKELSQHDLEVSYQCPVELIAHGVPHRVLKEH; translated from the coding sequence ATGGAAGATGTGATCGAACTTAAGGATATATGGGTAAGCTATGATGGTGTCAGGGTTCTGGAATCCGTCACCCTTAATGTAAAGGATAAGGATTTCCTGGCTATCATCGGTCCCAACGGGGGAGGCAAGAGCACTCTCCTGAAAGTTATCCTTGGTTTGATCAGGCCTGACAGGGGCACTGTAAAACTTCTGGGAGGCAAGCCTAAGGACATGAGGAAGTACGTGGGGTATGTTCCCCAGTATCATTCCTCAAATCTTGATTTTCCAATTACGGTCTGTGATGTTGTTCTCATGGGACGTCTGAGCCACAAGGGTCCGCTTCAAAGATATAATGATGATGATCGCAAGGCTGCCCATGAGGCCCTTGAAACCGTTGGAATGCTTGAGTTCAAGGACCGTCAGATAGGGGAGCTATCAGGTGGGCAGAAACAGAGGGTCTTCATTGCCCGGTCACTTGTCACAAAGCCGAAAATGTTAATACTTGATGAGCCGTCCACGGGGATAGATTCCAGAATGCAGAAGGAGTTCTATGAGCTTCTTAACAAACTCAAATCCCAGATAGCTATCGTGATGGTGACCCATGATATCAGTGCTATCTCGGTATATGTGGATAAGGTCGGTTGTCTGAACCGCAATTTCCATTATCATGACGACAAGGAATTGAGCCAGCATGATCTGGAAGTATCATATCAGTGTCCTGTAGAGTTGATAGCTCACGGTGTGCCACACAGGGTATTGAAAGAACACTGA
- a CDS encoding zinc ABC transporter substrate-binding protein: MNRNMMVLIFTFIIGIILMSGCVDEADTSGVSSDTTDMVVAVSVLPQAEFVEKIAGDNVEVIVVVPPGADPHSYEPTPGQLKDLSDAKMYAMVGSGLTIEDMMIDKIADLNPDMMVIDCSEGIALKEMEAHDHEEETDGDHHEEESGDVHDDGAEEHDHDHENGLDPHIWTSPANVKIMVETIYEGLVELDPENESVYLENKDAYLAELDALDEDIKATLSDKEGSSFMVYHPAWGYFADHYGLTEVAVEIEGKEPSVKGMQNVIDEANEKGIKVIFVQSGFSTVSAQTIANEIGGEVVEVDPLAKDYIDNLAKVAEAFEKGLA; encoded by the coding sequence ATGAATAGAAATATGATGGTTTTAATTTTCACCTTTATAATAGGCATTATTCTGATGTCCGGTTGTGTCGATGAGGCTGATACGTCTGGTGTTTCATCCGATACTACTGATATGGTGGTGGCTGTAAGTGTACTTCCTCAGGCAGAATTCGTGGAAAAGATCGCCGGGGACAATGTGGAAGTTATCGTAGTGGTCCCTCCAGGTGCCGACCCTCATTCCTATGAGCCGACCCCTGGTCAGCTGAAGGATCTGAGTGATGCAAAGATGTATGCAATGGTAGGTTCGGGTCTGACCATAGAGGATATGATGATCGACAAGATCGCTGACCTGAATCCTGATATGATGGTGATCGATTGCTCTGAAGGTATCGCCCTAAAGGAAATGGAAGCCCATGACCATGAAGAGGAAACTGATGGGGATCATCATGAAGAGGAATCCGGGGATGTGCATGATGATGGGGCAGAAGAGCATGACCACGATCATGAAAATGGTCTTGATCCGCATATCTGGACATCTCCTGCCAATGTGAAGATAATGGTTGAGACTATCTATGAGGGGCTTGTTGAGCTTGATCCGGAGAACGAGTCTGTCTATCTTGAGAACAAGGATGCATATCTTGCAGAGCTTGATGCACTGGATGAGGACATAAAGGCCACACTTTCCGACAAAGAGGGAAGCAGTTTCATGGTCTATCATCCTGCATGGGGTTATTTTGCAGATCATTACGGGCTGACAGAGGTAGCAGTTGAGATAGAAGGTAAGGAACCAAGCGTTAAAGGTATGCAGAATGTTATCGATGAAGCTAACGAAAAAGGCATAAAGGTCATTTTCGTCCAGTCGGGCTTTAGTACTGTAAGTGCGCAGACCATAGCAAACGAGATCGGTGGTGAGGTCGTAGAGGTCGATCCGCTTGCAAAGGATTATATAGATAACCTTGCAAAGGTAGCAGAAGCATTTGAAAAAGGGCTGGCTTGA
- a CDS encoding metal ABC transporter permease, translating into MLEILQYDFMRNAIIAAILASIACGIIGVYVVVKKIVFISGGITHASFGGIGLGYYLGINPLYGLIPFSLVSAIVMGLVSKRSKVAEDTAIGILWSLGMAIGIILIFWTPGYAPDLMTYLFGNILTVPMSDIYLMLALDAVIIFIVYAYYKQFMALCFDEQFTTVAGLSVEKLYLLLLCLIALTIVLLIKVVGIILIIALLTMPASLSRHYTNNFGKMMYLATFFGIFFSISGLFLSYLADAPSGATIILVMSTVYMLHFVYDGLKPKIAS; encoded by the coding sequence ATGCTAGAGATACTCCAGTATGATTTTATGAGGAATGCCATTATTGCCGCTATCCTTGCAAGTATCGCATGCGGTATAATCGGCGTCTATGTTGTCGTCAAGAAGATAGTTTTCATCAGTGGTGGTATCACACATGCCTCATTCGGTGGAATAGGTCTTGGGTACTACCTGGGTATAAATCCTTTATACGGTCTTATTCCTTTCAGTCTCGTCTCTGCGATCGTAATGGGTCTTGTCAGCAAGAGGTCCAAAGTAGCCGAGGACACTGCCATAGGTATACTCTGGTCCCTTGGAATGGCCATTGGTATAATCCTTATATTCTGGACCCCTGGCTATGCACCTGATCTTATGACCTATCTGTTCGGTAACATCCTGACGGTCCCGATGTCGGATATATATCTCATGCTGGCACTGGATGCTGTTATTATCTTTATCGTGTATGCATATTATAAACAGTTCATGGCACTCTGTTTTGATGAGCAGTTCACAACAGTTGCAGGCCTTTCAGTTGAGAAGCTTTACCTGCTTCTGCTCTGTCTCATAGCACTGACGATCGTCCTGCTGATAAAAGTGGTAGGTATCATCCTTATCATCGCACTTCTTACCATGCCTGCATCACTCAGCAGGCATTACACCAACAATTTCGGCAAGATGATGTATCTGGCGACATTCTTCGGTATATTCTTCAGTATCTCAGGTCTGTTCCTGTCATACCTGGCCGATGCTCCATCCGGTGCAACGATAATCCTGGTTATGTCGACAGTGTACATGCTCCATTTCGTTTATGACGGACTGAAGCCAAAAATAGCAAGCTGA
- a CDS encoding YcaO-related McrA-glycine thioamidation protein, giving the protein MPEINIDRSLTYIEGTQRVLDEKSTMERTKDRLATIGVTRIASITDLDRVGIPVFSSIRPSAADGAISVYSGKGNTETQARISSMMEAFERCLAERKGTNNDVEEDIKAEHLIESYDNIRYEYPAIDPLSLLIAEDYSPQSLVEWIRGWDLIKNEEIMVPANATYHPYDPPGRTQKLFRSNTNGLAAGNTIEEAIFHGLLEVIERDALSIAEFNRNPGKELILTEADGENYEILRKLIDNGVEVKLWVLTHDTEITTVVAATDDISLRDAALLVMGAGSHLKPEIAIRRALTEAAQSRVVQIHGAREDTERESFVRDIGYERIKRMNKYWYEEGEQVSTSDLKDLSKNTPAESIDAVLEQLKGVADCAAVVDLSRDSVPVPVVRVVIPAFELYTLDRERVGKRARSGKRKKLAPKDRPWRTGRRR; this is encoded by the coding sequence ATGCCAGAGATAAACATCGACAGATCACTCACATACATCGAAGGGACACAACGCGTCCTTGATGAAAAAAGCACCATGGAGAGAACTAAGGACAGGCTTGCGACCATCGGAGTTACGAGGATCGCAAGTATCACAGACCTTGACAGGGTTGGCATACCTGTCTTTTCCAGCATAAGGCCAAGTGCGGCAGATGGTGCGATATCGGTCTACTCAGGAAAAGGTAACACTGAGACACAGGCAAGGATATCATCCATGATGGAGGCTTTCGAAAGGTGCCTTGCAGAAAGAAAGGGCACTAACAACGATGTGGAAGAGGACATCAAAGCCGAGCATCTGATCGAGAGTTACGATAACATCAGATATGAGTATCCTGCCATCGATCCACTTTCCCTGCTGATCGCAGAGGACTATAGTCCACAATCATTAGTAGAATGGATCAGAGGATGGGACCTTATTAAGAACGAAGAGATAATGGTCCCTGCCAATGCAACCTACCACCCATATGACCCTCCGGGAAGGACACAGAAACTCTTCAGGAGCAATACCAATGGACTTGCAGCCGGTAATACCATAGAGGAAGCAATATTCCACGGACTGCTCGAGGTCATTGAAAGGGACGCATTGAGTATTGCCGAGTTCAACCGCAACCCCGGAAAAGAGTTGATCCTCACTGAGGCTGACGGAGAGAACTATGAGATCCTCCGCAAGTTGATTGACAATGGGGTCGAGGTCAAACTCTGGGTACTTACGCATGACACTGAGATAACAACAGTGGTTGCTGCCACCGATGACATAAGTCTCAGGGATGCCGCCCTCCTTGTAATGGGAGCAGGATCACACCTTAAGCCCGAGATAGCTATCCGAAGGGCTCTCACAGAGGCTGCCCAGTCAAGGGTGGTACAGATACACGGTGCCCGTGAGGACACCGAGCGTGAGAGTTTTGTCAGGGACATCGGCTACGAAAGGATCAAGCGCATGAACAAGTACTGGTATGAGGAAGGGGAACAGGTATCTACCAGTGACCTGAAGGACCTCTCAAAGAACACTCCTGCCGAGAGCATAGATGCAGTACTGGAACAACTGAAAGGTGTGGCAGACTGTGCGGCAGTTGTAGACCTCTCAAGAGACAGTGTACCGGTGCCTGTTGTAAGGGTAGTCATACCTGCCTTTGAGCTATACACGCTCGACAGGGAACGTGTTGGCAAAAGGGCGAGATCAGGAAAGAGAAAGAAACTCGCTCCAAAGGACAGACCGTGGAGAACCGGACGCAGAAGATGA
- a CDS encoding TfuA-related McrA-glycine thioamidation protein, translating into MSEKKIQRKVLVFAGSSINHEDASEILDATYWPPISRGDLDRAMEQGYNTIGIIDGIFFSRAAVAHKEVIRAMKEGATIVGGCSMGALRASELDVHGMIGVGKVYEWYRDGIIEDDDEVAVATNPDTFESVSSPMVNIRETLKAAHEAGIISEDEYTGITRLAKKTHYSERSYFGITKTAYREGIISEDKSKELLTFCTENERDVKREDAILVLKKIKQILAE; encoded by the coding sequence ATGAGCGAAAAGAAGATACAAAGAAAAGTGCTGGTCTTTGCAGGCAGCAGCATAAACCACGAGGATGCTTCAGAGATCCTTGATGCCACATACTGGCCACCCATATCCAGAGGCGACCTTGACAGGGCCATGGAACAGGGTTACAATACCATAGGCATCATCGATGGCATTTTCTTCAGCCGGGCAGCCGTTGCCCATAAAGAGGTCATCAGGGCGATGAAGGAAGGGGCAACCATTGTGGGAGGATGTAGTATGGGAGCACTCCGTGCATCCGAGCTCGATGTCCACGGAATGATAGGTGTCGGAAAGGTCTATGAATGGTACAGGGATGGCATCATAGAGGATGACGATGAGGTGGCTGTGGCGACCAACCCGGATACATTCGAATCTGTATCAAGCCCCATGGTAAATATCCGGGAGACGCTCAAAGCAGCACATGAGGCAGGTATCATCTCGGAAGATGAATATACGGGCATAACCAGACTTGCAAAGAAGACACACTATTCCGAAAGAAGCTATTTCGGCATCACAAAGACGGCTTACAGAGAAGGCATCATATCAGAAGATAAGTCAAAAGAGCTACTCACGTTCTGCACTGAGAATGAGCGTGATGTAAAAAGAGAAGATGCGATCCTTGTCCTTAAAAAAATAAAGCAGATATTAGCTGAATGA
- a CDS encoding ORC1-type DNA replication protein, producing MGDDMLLWDETLFNNGEILEFDHLPEYFAHRESQMQALRFSLKPALRGMRPVNCLVKGPPGTGKTTAVMKVFNEMKEYTDNVVLVKVNCQMESTRFAVVSRIYEQLTHITPPSSGVSFRRMFEKVIKFLIDSNKTLVVALDDINYLFPEGHADEVMYSLLRAHEQYPGARISVIAIISDVGIPYSFDPRVGSVFLPEEIAFPRYELGEIADIIADRVKHAFFKDVVSDEALDKVVTYVDRTGDLRIGIDLLKRSGLNAERRASRKISVEDVDKAYEASRLLHLCRNIKSLSDHEKTLLSMVAKDSSLQAGDLYKSFHEITGLGYTRFYEIIEKMHVSRLIDADFSGKGTRGRTRYVAPAYDPEDILKCLE from the coding sequence ATGGGCGATGACATGCTTCTGTGGGATGAGACTCTTTTTAACAACGGTGAGATACTTGAGTTCGACCACCTGCCGGAGTATTTCGCACACAGGGAATCCCAGATGCAGGCCCTGCGTTTCAGTTTAAAACCGGCACTCAGGGGCATGCGGCCTGTGAACTGTCTTGTAAAGGGTCCTCCGGGAACTGGAAAGACCACGGCTGTCATGAAAGTGTTCAATGAGATGAAGGAATACACGGATAATGTTGTCCTTGTCAAGGTCAACTGCCAGATGGAATCTACGAGATTCGCTGTTGTATCCCGGATATATGAACAACTCACTCACATAACTCCGCCTTCTTCGGGTGTTTCCTTCAGGAGGATGTTCGAGAAGGTGATCAAGTTCCTCATCGATTCGAACAAGACCCTTGTGGTAGCACTTGATGATATCAATTATCTTTTCCCGGAAGGACATGCCGATGAGGTGATGTACTCTCTTCTGAGGGCACATGAGCAGTATCCCGGAGCAAGGATATCCGTGATAGCCATCATCAGTGATGTGGGTATTCCTTACAGTTTCGATCCACGGGTAGGTTCTGTTTTCCTTCCAGAGGAGATAGCTTTCCCGAGATATGAGCTTGGTGAGATCGCTGATATAATTGCCGATCGTGTGAAACATGCTTTCTTCAAGGACGTGGTGTCCGATGAGGCACTGGATAAGGTTGTCACCTATGTGGACAGGACGGGCGATCTGCGTATCGGTATCGATCTTCTGAAACGCTCCGGTCTCAACGCTGAAAGGAGGGCAAGCAGGAAGATCTCTGTTGAAGATGTGGACAAGGCCTATGAAGCATCAAGGCTTCTGCATCTGTGTCGCAATATCAAGTCCCTTTCAGACCATGAGAAGACCTTGCTTTCTATGGTTGCAAAGGACAGCAGTCTTCAGGCCGGAGACCTTTACAAGTCATTCCATGAGATAACTGGACTTGGCTATACCCGTTTCTATGAGATAATTGAGAAGATGCATGTATCAAGGCTCATAGATGCTGATTTTTCCGGTAAGGGTACGCGCGGGAGGACCCGGTATGTTGCTCCTGCCTATGACCCGGAAGATATACTCAAGTGTCTAGAGTGA
- a CDS encoding DUF5350 domain-containing protein: protein MGKTGSIEWVKVKGRGGRTIKVRKCKEGKAHPGPAQRYTSSGAKRRFLNRSAKALVK, encoded by the coding sequence ATGGGTAAGACAGGCAGCATTGAATGGGTAAAGGTAAAAGGACGCGGCGGAAGAACTATCAAAGTTCGCAAGTGTAAGGAAGGAAAGGCTCACCCGGGCCCTGCACAGAGATACACATCATCTGGTGCTAAGAGAAGGTTCCTTAACAGGTCCGCAAAAGCACTCGTAAAGTGA
- a CDS encoding cytochrome P460 family protein — MIKKLMFLVLMCVIAISGCTDAVTDEETTAGDTVAEDAIDASALFTMLTEDDNYKDWNIWPGKEAMMDGNGVHGDYVSIYVSDNALSAAEVGGEIMPYETFVVKEGFNSDEELTGVYLMYKAEGFDQENNDWFWAAYSPDGTVRSEGQLKGCIGCHEGNAEADYIFVNS, encoded by the coding sequence ATGATCAAGAAACTTATGTTTTTAGTACTGATGTGCGTTATCGCTATTTCAGGCTGTACTGATGCAGTTACCGATGAAGAAACTACCGCAGGTGATACAGTTGCAGAGGATGCAATAGATGCATCTGCTCTTTTCACCATGCTAACAGAAGATGACAATTATAAGGATTGGAATATCTGGCCTGGAAAGGAGGCTATGATGGATGGTAATGGTGTGCATGGTGACTATGTTTCCATCTATGTCTCGGACAATGCACTCTCAGCTGCCGAGGTCGGCGGTGAGATAATGCCTTATGAGACATTTGTTGTAAAAGAAGGCTTCAACTCTGACGAAGAGCTGACCGGTGTCTACCTGATGTATAAGGCAGAGGGTTTCGACCAGGAGAACAATGACTGGTTCTGGGCAGCCTACTCTCCGGATGGAACTGTCAGATCGGAGGGTCAGCTAAAGGGTTGCATAGGGTGTCATGAAGGAAATGCAGAAGCAGATTATATATTCGTCAATTCCTGA
- a CDS encoding metal-dependent transcriptional regulator — protein sequence MQEITGLELSPKKVEYLKFLLKKGDLVKTTDISTELNVDPSTTTKTIADLAGSGYVDHVPYRGVRLTDMGRMYAEFFVNRHNILSLMLSHYGLSSEEACSEVSRFEAFVSKSAIDRICGSMGHPTVGVCGKIRHSSCGSL from the coding sequence ATGCAGGAGATCACAGGATTGGAGTTATCTCCAAAAAAGGTAGAATACCTGAAGTTCCTCTTAAAGAAAGGGGACCTTGTAAAGACCACTGACATCTCTACTGAGCTGAACGTTGACCCGTCAACAACGACAAAGACCATTGCTGACCTTGCGGGTTCAGGTTATGTGGATCATGTTCCTTACAGGGGTGTCCGACTGACCGATATGGGTAGGATGTATGCTGAATTCTTTGTGAATAGGCATAATATATTGAGCCTCATGCTGAGTCACTATGGTCTTTCCTCTGAAGAGGCTTGCAGCGAAGTATCCCGGTTCGAGGCATTTGTTTCGAAGTCTGCCATCGACCGTATATGTGGTTCGATGGGTCATCCTACGGTGGGTGTCTGTGGTAAGATCCGGCATTCCTCATGTGGTTCTCTTTAA